One region of Gemmatimonadota bacterium genomic DNA includes:
- a CDS encoding class I SAM-dependent methyltransferase has protein sequence MLGVDVSAEMIRLAEAEERTRPTGCRYLNRDAAALVLDEPVDLVVAMYLLNYARDANELLRFVRAAYGALKPGGRFVGFNDNVLSAPGGTVSYARYGFEKAYIRRAETPTEGTLTESTQSGAAPSEGDPIVYRFTNDDGSRFEFNNYYLSPETYRRAFEEAGFAGFHWVDPQLDPSERNNGFWDEFMAAPPIIGFAAVRE, from the coding sequence GTGCTCGGTGTCGACGTCTCGGCCGAAATGATCCGGCTGGCAGAGGCCGAGGAACGCACGCGCCCCACGGGTTGCCGGTATCTGAACCGGGACGCGGCGGCCCTGGTCCTGGACGAGCCCGTCGATCTCGTCGTGGCCATGTACCTGCTGAACTACGCCCGCGACGCGAACGAACTCCTTCGCTTCGTCCGGGCGGCCTACGGCGCGCTGAAACCGGGCGGGCGGTTCGTGGGGTTCAACGACAACGTCCTGAGCGCGCCCGGCGGAACGGTCTCATACGCCCGATACGGATTCGAAAAGGCGTACATCAGGAGGGCCGAGACGCCGACCGAAGGCACGCTAACCGAGAGTACGCAGTCCGGGGCAGCGCCGTCCGAAGGCGACCCTATCGTCTACCGGTTCACGAACGACGACGGCTCGCGGTTCGAGTTCAACAACTACTACCTCTCGCCGGAAACCTATCGCCGCGCCTTCGAAGAAGCCGGCTTTGCCGGTTTTCACTGGGTCGACCCGCAGTTGGATCCGTCCGAGCGGAACAACGGGTTCTGGGACGAATTCATGGCGGCGCCACCCATCATCGGATTCGCGGCGGTCAGGGAGTGA